Proteins found in one Salinimonas lutimaris genomic segment:
- a CDS encoding pirin family protein codes for MATLLKSHRKDLGGFSVSRIIPNARAKSVGPFVFVDHMGPAEFVAGTGINVRPHPHIGLATISYLLQGSMLHRDSLGTIQEIHPGDVNWMTAGKGIVHSERETLETRGQDHTLNGLQCWIALPEDKADMEPGFIHVNKAHLPYIHCEKVLMRLIAGEAFGYSSPVKTYTPMFYLDIITEQGAVVARPCHESQTACYVMSGAVTIGQNTYRGGDFVILDDEADITTQENSRYFLLGGKPLAREPILKWNFLAYSADKIAQAEQRWKNGQFPTIPGDDHEFIPLP; via the coding sequence ATGGCAACTTTACTTAAATCTCACAGAAAAGACCTGGGCGGTTTCTCGGTAAGCCGAATCATTCCAAATGCCCGGGCTAAATCCGTCGGTCCCTTTGTGTTTGTAGACCACATGGGACCGGCTGAATTTGTCGCCGGTACGGGTATCAATGTGCGGCCGCATCCGCATATTGGGCTGGCCACCATCAGTTATCTGCTCCAGGGCAGTATGTTGCACCGGGACAGCCTGGGCACCATTCAGGAAATTCACCCCGGCGATGTTAACTGGATGACCGCCGGTAAAGGCATTGTTCACTCAGAGCGTGAAACACTGGAAACCCGGGGGCAGGACCATACCCTTAACGGTTTGCAATGCTGGATTGCGCTTCCTGAGGACAAGGCAGATATGGAGCCGGGGTTTATTCACGTTAATAAAGCACACCTGCCTTATATACATTGTGAAAAAGTGCTGATGCGTTTGATTGCCGGTGAGGCATTTGGCTACAGCTCACCGGTTAAAACCTACACGCCTATGTTTTATCTGGATATTATTACTGAACAGGGAGCGGTGGTTGCCCGCCCCTGTCATGAGTCTCAGACAGCCTGCTATGTTATGTCTGGTGCAGTGACTATCGGCCAGAACACCTATCGGGGCGGTGACTTTGTCATTTTGGATGATGAAGCCGACATCACCACGCAGGAAAACAGCCGATACTTTTTACTCGGGGGCAAGCCGCTGGCCCGGGAGCCGATACTGAAATGGAATTTTCTGGCGTATTCGGCAGACAAAATTGCCCAGGCAGAACAACGCTGGAAAAATGGCCAGTTCCCGACCATCCCCGGCGATGATCACGAATTTATTCCTCTGCCTTAA
- a CDS encoding LysR family transcriptional regulator: protein MEIEDLRKVLLICHSTSIQRSASTLNMTPGALSKTLKRVENSLGVTLFNRVNNTLQVNENGRMFIRFATGLVADFDQFAALFTPHKPQHCIVTGPAIITDYWMNTIVAADSQQQCSFTIRQAFEGEAVNRLQNDFTHFALVTAEAEAQMPAECVSIRLGECRFRLAVDAKVARLAGDDLSVLTSKPFVTPATSVFCGRERGRGSDGWPDMTHPRQIRFRADTCQAIVKLVKQQQAVAFLPDYVIEAEQLAGFDIPGIEQHEELYALWRPGLAGGWLHQLAASLAELG, encoded by the coding sequence GTGGAGATTGAAGATCTTCGTAAAGTACTGTTGATTTGTCATAGTACCAGTATTCAGCGTAGTGCCAGTACGCTGAATATGACGCCAGGGGCGTTATCCAAAACGTTAAAACGCGTAGAGAACAGCCTTGGGGTCACTTTATTTAATCGGGTAAATAACACCCTTCAGGTGAATGAAAATGGCCGCATGTTTATCCGTTTTGCTACCGGGCTGGTGGCTGACTTTGATCAATTTGCTGCGCTGTTTACCCCACATAAACCGCAACACTGTATTGTCACCGGGCCAGCTATCATCACAGACTATTGGATGAATACAATAGTGGCTGCTGATAGTCAGCAGCAGTGCAGTTTTACTATCCGGCAGGCATTTGAGGGAGAGGCGGTTAACCGGCTTCAAAATGACTTTACCCATTTCGCGCTGGTCACCGCTGAAGCGGAAGCGCAGATGCCGGCTGAATGTGTCAGTATCAGGCTTGGCGAGTGTCGCTTCCGGCTGGCTGTTGACGCAAAGGTGGCGCGGTTAGCCGGTGATGATCTCAGCGTATTAACGAGTAAGCCCTTTGTGACCCCTGCTACATCTGTCTTTTGTGGCCGTGAACGGGGACGGGGATCAGATGGCTGGCCGGATATGACCCATCCCAGACAGATTCGCTTTCGCGCTGATACCTGTCAGGCTATCGTCAAGCTGGTAAAGCAGCAGCAGGCGGTGGCGTTCTTGCCAGATTATGTTATTGAGGCAGAACAGCTTGCCGGATTTGATATACCGGGGATTGAACAGCACGAAGAGTTATATGCGCTGTGGCGCCCCGGTCTGGCAGGAGGCTGGCTGCATCAACTGGCAGCCAGCCTGGCAGAACTTGGCTAG
- the secD gene encoding protein translocase subunit SecD, with the protein MKRFSLRAFAYVLVVLLGLLSAAPNILPANLASKLPNWYTHNVLALGLDLQGGSHLLLQADTDELYQRHFDDAYKNWLSALRKAHIRYSTDTRYHGAANTARISIVQADQTDKARFLASQISQNSQGTAALDISASDNHLTASLSATYQQALLKDAIDRSLEVVRKRLNETGLTEPSITRQGDDAVLVQMPGVSDPSHIKNLLGTTAKMSFHWQAKADQLSHTFMLKDNHGNAMRLEQQIALEGEHIVDAQASYSQQTGQPIVTFRLDNSGAAQFADMTRDNIGRALAVVLDGKIVTAPVIQSVIPGGRGEITGQFTPTETRDTALMLRTGALPMPLSVIEERTVGPDQGSDAIKMGITTGIAGALLVLGFMATLYGRWGLIACVGLSINIGLVFGLLSLFGATLTLPGIAGIILTIGMAVDANILINERIREESLKGRPAGGALKAGFDKAYATILDSNLTTLIAVSLLFMFGSGPIKGFAVTIAIGLLTSMFTAVAVTRMMMQWAIAGKERQALTFGAQKFATWWQNRQFNFMGARLRALVISVVLTLSSIGLFWYPGLHYGVDFTGGTMIEVNSPGVDASAMRTALGNTGHSDVNIQQYGDGNHFLLRAAEGQQGANAMQNLESLKQALRTANPDVEFLKVDAVGPKVSGDFADLSTLALLIAGAGMLVYLWFRFERHFALAAILTIILDLTKTIGFFALTGIEFNLTAVAALLALIGYSVNDKVVVFDRIRELFRLTPGADVTLTINQAINATLTRTLFTSLTTLLALLPMGIAGGDAVASFALPMIFAVIAGTSSTLFIAANILGYLADRRERQGIAQLRPTSQEIKASLADIP; encoded by the coding sequence ATGAAGCGTTTTTCATTACGAGCTTTTGCGTATGTGCTCGTTGTGCTGCTGGGACTTCTCAGCGCGGCACCAAACATACTGCCTGCCAATCTTGCCAGTAAACTCCCCAACTGGTACACCCACAATGTGCTGGCGCTGGGTCTTGACCTTCAGGGTGGTTCTCACCTTTTACTACAGGCCGACACTGACGAGCTGTATCAGCGGCATTTTGATGATGCCTACAAAAACTGGCTGAGCGCGCTGCGAAAAGCGCATATCCGCTATAGCACTGATACCCGTTATCACGGCGCTGCAAATACTGCCCGAATCTCTATTGTGCAGGCCGACCAGACAGATAAGGCTCGTTTTCTGGCCAGCCAGATTAGTCAGAACAGTCAGGGAACAGCCGCGCTTGATATAAGTGCCAGCGATAATCACCTTACCGCCTCGCTGTCTGCCACCTATCAGCAGGCGTTACTCAAAGACGCCATAGACCGCAGCCTGGAAGTGGTGCGAAAACGGCTTAACGAAACCGGTCTGACCGAGCCCAGTATTACCCGTCAGGGCGATGATGCGGTGCTGGTGCAGATGCCGGGAGTCAGTGATCCCTCGCATATTAAGAATCTGCTGGGGACCACCGCAAAAATGAGCTTTCACTGGCAGGCCAAAGCCGATCAGCTCAGCCACACCTTCATGCTAAAAGACAATCACGGCAATGCCATGCGCCTTGAACAGCAGATTGCACTGGAGGGTGAGCATATTGTGGATGCCCAGGCATCCTACAGTCAGCAAACTGGCCAGCCGATTGTGACATTCCGGCTGGATAACAGCGGCGCGGCACAATTTGCCGACATGACCCGGGACAATATCGGACGCGCCCTGGCAGTGGTCCTGGATGGTAAAATTGTCACCGCGCCGGTTATTCAGAGTGTGATCCCTGGCGGACGAGGCGAAATTACCGGTCAGTTCACGCCCACCGAAACCCGGGATACCGCCCTGATGCTGCGGACCGGCGCACTGCCGATGCCACTTTCGGTAATAGAAGAACGAACCGTGGGTCCGGATCAGGGCAGTGACGCGATTAAAATGGGAATTACCACCGGTATTGCCGGGGCCTTACTGGTACTGGGCTTTATGGCCACTTTGTATGGCCGCTGGGGGCTGATTGCGTGTGTCGGGCTTAGCATCAATATTGGTCTGGTCTTTGGCTTATTAAGCCTGTTTGGCGCCACGCTGACCCTGCCGGGTATTGCCGGTATTATTCTGACCATTGGTATGGCAGTGGATGCCAATATACTGATCAACGAGCGGATCCGCGAAGAGTCGCTTAAAGGCCGCCCGGCCGGAGGTGCCCTGAAAGCCGGTTTTGATAAAGCCTACGCCACCATCCTGGACTCCAATCTGACCACCCTGATTGCCGTGAGCCTGTTATTTATGTTTGGTAGCGGGCCGATTAAAGGCTTTGCTGTCACCATTGCTATCGGTCTGCTCACCTCCATGTTTACCGCGGTGGCCGTTACTCGCATGATGATGCAGTGGGCAATTGCCGGCAAGGAGCGTCAGGCTCTTACCTTCGGCGCCCAGAAGTTTGCCACATGGTGGCAAAACCGGCAGTTTAATTTTATGGGTGCCAGGCTTCGGGCGCTGGTAATATCAGTGGTGTTAACACTCTCTTCAATCGGGTTATTCTGGTATCCCGGCCTGCATTACGGGGTTGATTTTACCGGCGGGACCATGATTGAAGTGAACAGTCCGGGCGTGGATGCCAGTGCCATGCGTACCGCGCTTGGCAACACCGGTCACAGCGATGTCAACATTCAGCAATACGGTGATGGCAATCACTTCCTGCTGCGAGCCGCAGAAGGTCAGCAAGGGGCTAACGCCATGCAAAACCTGGAGTCGCTCAAGCAGGCCTTGCGCACGGCCAATCCGGATGTGGAGTTTTTAAAAGTGGATGCGGTCGGGCCGAAGGTCAGCGGTGACTTTGCTGATTTGTCGACACTTGCCTTACTCATTGCGGGTGCCGGTATGCTGGTTTATTTGTGGTTCCGGTTTGAGCGTCACTTTGCACTGGCCGCCATACTGACGATTATTCTGGATCTTACCAAAACCATCGGCTTTTTTGCCCTCACCGGGATTGAGTTTAATCTCACTGCGGTAGCCGCCCTGCTGGCCCTGATAGGTTACTCGGTCAACGATAAAGTGGTGGTATTTGACCGTATCCGGGAGCTGTTCAGGCTTACCCCTGGGGCTGATGTGACCCTGACTATTAATCAGGCCATCAATGCCACCCTGACCCGGACGCTATTTACCTCACTGACTACCTTGCTGGCCCTGCTTCCCATGGGGATAGCCGGCGGGGATGCCGTGGCCAGCTTTGCCTTGCCAATGATCTTTGCGGTGATTGCAGGTACCTCGTCTACCTTGTTCATTGCGGCAAATATTCTGGGATATCTGGCCGACCGCAGGGAGCGCCAGGGCATCGCTCAGCTCAGACCCACATCGCAGGAAATAAAGGCATCGCTGGCTGACATCCCGTGA
- a CDS encoding amidohydrolase has protein sequence MTKSVLITLLWALLLSGSVRASDITLVINGSITDYEGNQYSAFTIKNGLFETFYTDYAAIPGTVKNSARIIDARFNRIVPGLNDSHLHVVRGGRFYNLELRWEGVTSLKEGLAMISRQAARTPEGQWVRVIGGWSPYQFTEQRLPTPQELTAAAPDVPVFVLHLYSTGIMNKKALEVLGITRQSEAPPGSYYEKDASGNPTGVLVADPNPMLLYKTIAALPQLSVQEQVNSSMQFFNQMLQYGVTSAVDAGGGGHAFPQDYQASTQLAQQGDLPLRISNYLFPQTPDTEMISFMQWMDDFHADQNLHQHLPNGFVIEGGGELLTYQASDYENFRAARPELPERAEHALEEVVRLHLLNRWPFRLHATYDESISRILNVLEKVNQTQPVNSVRWIIDHAETISDDNIEKIAALGGAVAVQGRMAFAGEDFLARYGKQQTARTPPLKKLLEAGIDVGLGTDGTRVSSFNPWATYYWAVSGKTVGGTPLIPKQDLPDRLTALRLFTRGSAALSGEAQVKGSFTPGQYADFAILNQDILHVDAERLLSTRSLLTVVGGDIQYADPQVYSKWHKPLPQATPLWSPVNLPLKK, from the coding sequence ATGACTAAATCTGTATTGATAACTCTGCTTTGGGCCCTGCTTTTATCAGGTAGTGTCCGGGCCAGTGATATCACACTGGTTATAAATGGCAGTATTACCGATTACGAGGGAAATCAGTATTCGGCATTTACCATCAAAAATGGCTTGTTTGAGACATTTTACACCGACTATGCGGCGATACCCGGCACGGTAAAAAACAGCGCCAGGATTATTGACGCCCGTTTTAACCGGATAGTTCCGGGTCTGAATGATTCACACCTGCATGTTGTTCGGGGCGGACGTTTTTATAACCTGGAGCTACGCTGGGAAGGTGTAACTAGTCTTAAGGAAGGACTGGCCATGATATCCAGACAGGCAGCGCGCACGCCAGAGGGCCAGTGGGTCAGAGTCATCGGGGGATGGAGTCCGTATCAGTTTACAGAGCAGCGATTGCCAACGCCGCAGGAGCTGACCGCTGCTGCCCCGGATGTTCCGGTGTTTGTTCTGCACCTGTATTCCACCGGTATCATGAATAAAAAAGCGCTGGAGGTGCTGGGGATTACTCGCCAGAGCGAGGCACCACCGGGCAGCTATTATGAAAAAGATGCCTCCGGCAACCCGACCGGCGTACTGGTTGCCGATCCCAACCCGATGCTGCTCTACAAAACCATTGCTGCGCTGCCTCAGTTAAGTGTGCAGGAACAGGTTAACTCCAGCATGCAGTTTTTTAATCAGATGTTGCAGTACGGTGTCACCAGCGCGGTGGATGCCGGGGGTGGCGGTCATGCCTTTCCACAAGACTATCAGGCCAGTACCCAGTTGGCACAGCAGGGAGATTTGCCGCTACGAATCTCAAACTACCTGTTCCCCCAGACGCCGGATACAGAAATGATCAGCTTTATGCAATGGATGGATGACTTTCATGCTGACCAGAACCTGCATCAGCATCTGCCCAACGGTTTTGTGATTGAAGGCGGGGGCGAACTGCTGACCTATCAGGCCTCAGATTATGAAAACTTTCGTGCGGCGCGGCCTGAACTTCCTGAACGGGCTGAACACGCGCTCGAGGAAGTGGTTCGGTTACACCTGCTCAATCGCTGGCCTTTTCGGTTACACGCCACTTATGATGAATCTATCAGCCGGATACTCAACGTACTGGAAAAAGTGAATCAAACCCAGCCCGTCAACTCGGTACGCTGGATTATTGATCATGCAGAAACGATTTCCGATGACAATATTGAAAAAATTGCTGCACTGGGCGGTGCGGTTGCCGTGCAGGGTCGGATGGCCTTTGCCGGAGAAGATTTTCTGGCTCGCTACGGCAAGCAGCAAACAGCCCGTACCCCTCCGCTTAAAAAGCTACTGGAGGCTGGTATTGATGTTGGCCTGGGCACAGACGGAACCCGGGTTTCAAGCTTCAACCCCTGGGCCACCTACTACTGGGCTGTGAGTGGTAAAACCGTTGGTGGCACGCCGCTTATCCCAAAACAGGATTTGCCGGATCGGCTGACCGCCCTGCGCTTATTTACCCGCGGTAGCGCAGCATTATCCGGTGAGGCGCAGGTCAAAGGCAGCTTTACACCAGGACAATATGCAGACTTTGCTATTCTTAATCAGGATATTCTGCACGTAGACGCCGAACGACTGCTGTCTACGCGGTCGCTGCTGACCGTTGTTGGCGGTGACATTCAGTATGCCGACCCACAGGTTTACAGTAAGTGGCACAAACCGCTGCCGCAGGCTACACCGCTGTGGTCACCTGTTAACTTACCGTTGAAAAAATAG
- a CDS encoding MFS transporter, with the protein MQAFFSLYLANLFLVGGTGLLTTYLALYMDKQGTATLWIGLLTSLYYIGLLCGAKLGYYLIKSVGHIRSFAACTAAVTACVALHGVTDSLWVWLALRLLVGAAMMCNFMVLESWLNEQASHEQRGQVFSFYMITSYLGTVMGQLALSRFPELGYAPLFLVCFAVAVGIVPITLTRRIHPKPLKPLQVGLFSYVTLIPQSLTAILFAGIINGSFYGLAPTYARQAGFDAQGIATFMSVTIFAGLLAQWPMGILSDRVRRSVLIRFNAVILCIIAVIMFMLPLSQFAVLCLTGLFGIVAFTLYPLCSALANSRVNDEDRVGVSSALLMAFGAGAGLGSAMLAQAMNHFGHSALYGAIAVLAALMFGLLTLINLRQKAEQPDHSDFVVSASDMTTSPLAATMDPRIEETIAQEQLLVVEEDTRDTQEQRG; encoded by the coding sequence ATGCAGGCTTTTTTTTCCCTGTATCTGGCAAACTTATTTTTGGTGGGAGGCACCGGATTGCTGACCACCTATCTGGCCTTGTACATGGATAAGCAGGGCACGGCCACGCTGTGGATTGGTCTGCTAACCTCGCTTTATTACATCGGCCTGCTGTGCGGGGCTAAGCTGGGCTATTACCTGATTAAATCGGTGGGCCATATACGGTCTTTTGCTGCCTGCACTGCTGCTGTGACAGCCTGCGTCGCCTTGCATGGTGTCACAGACAGCCTGTGGGTGTGGCTGGCCTTACGATTGCTGGTGGGGGCAGCCATGATGTGTAACTTTATGGTTCTGGAAAGCTGGTTAAACGAGCAGGCCAGCCATGAACAGCGTGGTCAGGTATTTTCGTTTTACATGATCACCTCTTACCTGGGAACCGTGATGGGGCAGCTGGCTTTATCCCGGTTTCCTGAATTAGGCTATGCCCCCTTGTTTCTGGTGTGCTTTGCGGTTGCCGTTGGTATTGTTCCTATTACACTGACCCGCCGTATTCACCCCAAACCGCTAAAGCCGTTGCAGGTCGGCCTGTTCAGTTATGTGACCCTGATCCCGCAGTCGCTTACGGCCATTTTGTTTGCCGGCATTATAAACGGCAGCTTTTACGGACTGGCGCCGACGTATGCCCGTCAGGCTGGCTTTGATGCGCAGGGCATTGCCACATTTATGTCAGTGACAATCTTTGCCGGTTTACTGGCCCAGTGGCCTATGGGCATACTGTCTGACCGGGTGCGGCGCAGTGTGCTGATAAGATTCAACGCGGTGATATTGTGTATCATTGCAGTCATCATGTTTATGCTGCCGTTGTCTCAGTTTGCAGTGTTGTGTCTCACGGGCTTGTTCGGGATTGTCGCATTTACGCTTTATCCGCTGTGCTCGGCACTGGCTAACTCACGGGTAAATGATGAAGATCGGGTAGGCGTATCATCAGCCCTGTTAATGGCCTTTGGTGCCGGTGCCGGTCTGGGCTCGGCGATGTTGGCGCAGGCGATGAATCATTTTGGGCATAGTGCGCTTTACGGTGCTATTGCGGTTTTGGCAGCGTTGATGTTCGGCTTACTTACTCTGATCAACCTGCGGCAGAAAGCAGAGCAACCTGATCACAGCGACTTTGTGGTCAGCGCATCCGACATGACCACCTCACCGCTGGCCGCCACGATGGACCCAAGGATTGAAGAAACCATTGCTCAGGAGCAGTTGTTGGTGGTGGAAGAAGATACCCGCGACACGCAGGAGCAGCGCGGGTAG
- a CDS encoding MFS transporter, with protein MANQTDNITADQTQATGEYSLATITFWLAFGTFVIGCSEFAAMGLLPYFADDFGITENVAGHAISAYAIGVVVGAPLITIFFSRLARRTMLISMMVFYAGGNLLTALAWSEWTMNIARFIAGLPHGAYFGIAMLFAADIAGKNKRAQAVSNVILGLAIANIIGVPSISGIGQIFGWRTGFFMISAFALVTALMVWKTAPYRGPNPDAKPLTELKALKNKDVLLVLLMGAIGFGGMFSVYSYFSASYLNTTSMPEWGVSVTLLIYGVGVTLGNIIAGRYSEGRLLTSAIVFQILLGVSAAAYAASMGNPYLMAVSLFFIGIGGGMVVPLQTRLMDVAGDAQTLAGAMNHAAFNTANALGPWLAGMTLSAGYGYASTGWVGLALAGGGVLVWLAIVMSQRSSRLQNATVSG; from the coding sequence ATGGCGAATCAGACTGACAACATTACTGCTGACCAGACTCAGGCGACCGGTGAATATTCACTGGCCACCATTACTTTCTGGCTGGCATTCGGAACCTTTGTAATAGGTTGCAGCGAATTTGCGGCAATGGGCCTGTTACCCTATTTTGCTGACGATTTTGGGATTACCGAAAATGTCGCAGGGCACGCTATCAGTGCCTATGCCATAGGCGTGGTCGTAGGTGCCCCGCTTATCACTATTTTCTTTTCCCGGCTGGCACGCCGTACCATGCTGATTTCGATGATGGTATTTTACGCAGGCGGCAACCTGCTTACCGCGCTGGCCTGGTCAGAATGGACAATGAATATCGCGCGCTTTATTGCCGGCCTGCCCCATGGCGCTTACTTTGGTATTGCCATGCTTTTTGCTGCCGATATCGCCGGTAAGAACAAACGGGCCCAGGCGGTCAGTAATGTGATTCTGGGTTTAGCGATTGCCAATATTATCGGTGTGCCGTCGATTAGTGGTATCGGGCAGATATTTGGCTGGAGAACCGGCTTTTTCATGATTTCTGCTTTTGCCCTGGTCACCGCCCTCATGGTGTGGAAAACCGCGCCGTACCGTGGTCCTAATCCGGATGCCAAGCCACTGACCGAGCTAAAAGCACTGAAAAACAAAGACGTGCTACTGGTATTGCTGATGGGCGCCATTGGTTTTGGTGGTATGTTCTCGGTGTACTCTTACTTCAGCGCCTCGTATCTGAACACCACCTCAATGCCCGAATGGGGCGTATCGGTGACCTTACTGATTTATGGCGTGGGTGTTACGCTGGGCAACATTATTGCCGGCCGCTACTCTGAAGGTCGCCTGCTGACCTCGGCGATTGTATTTCAGATATTACTGGGCGTATCGGCCGCAGCATACGCCGCGTCGATGGGCAATCCGTACCTGATGGCTGTGTCACTGTTCTTTATCGGTATTGGTGGCGGTATGGTAGTGCCACTGCAAACCCGTTTGATGGATGTTGCCGGAGATGCACAGACGCTGGCAGGTGCCATGAATCACGCTGCTTTTAACACCGCTAATGCGCTGGGCCCGTGGCTGGCCGGAATGACGCTGTCAGCCGGCTATGGTTATGCCTCAACCGGCTGGGTTGGACTGGCACTGGCCGGTGGTGGTGTTCTGGTATGGCTGGCGATTGTGATGTCACAACGCAGCAGCCGCCTGCAAAATGCTACGGTCTCGGGCTAA
- a CDS encoding hydrolase, with protein sequence MVAGLALASPLALAGEPASGLLTPDNHTVILIDHQPQMAFATRSHSIEEVRNNVTALAKSARAFDVPTILTTVAEKSFSGPLFPELKAVFPDQQPIDRTTMNTWEDDRVTDKVSQFKKNKIVIAALWTEVCGVGPVLSAIEEGYDVYFVTDASGGVSKEAHDMAVQRMIQAGAKPITWLQYLLELQRDWARTGTYQEVTDIAKQHAGGYGLGLIYATEMFNAKEGQ encoded by the coding sequence ATGGTTGCAGGTCTGGCGCTGGCGTCTCCGTTAGCGCTGGCCGGCGAGCCTGCGTCCGGCTTACTCACCCCGGATAATCACACTGTCATTCTGATTGACCACCAGCCACAAATGGCATTTGCCACCCGCTCCCACAGTATTGAGGAAGTGCGTAACAACGTCACAGCACTGGCCAAATCAGCCCGGGCGTTTGATGTTCCCACCATCCTCACCACCGTGGCGGAAAAGTCTTTCAGCGGGCCATTGTTTCCCGAACTCAAAGCAGTATTTCCTGATCAGCAGCCGATTGACCGCACCACCATGAATACCTGGGAAGATGACCGCGTGACCGACAAAGTGAGTCAGTTTAAGAAAAATAAAATTGTGATTGCTGCACTGTGGACCGAGGTATGCGGGGTTGGACCGGTGCTATCGGCCATTGAGGAAGGCTACGATGTCTATTTTGTTACTGATGCCTCGGGTGGCGTAAGTAAGGAAGCGCATGATATGGCAGTCCAACGCATGATTCAGGCCGGCGCTAAGCCCATTACCTGGTTACAGTATCTGCTGGAGCTACAGCGGGACTGGGCGCGTACCGGCACTTATCAGGAAGTGACCGACATTGCCAAGCAACATGCCGGCGGTTACGGGCTTGGGCTGATTTACGCAACCGAAATGTTTAATGCCAAAGAAGGCCAGTAA
- a CDS encoding c-type cytochrome gives MYRLLLLFSTLALPACDAMAQADDIKRGKALAQYCSGCHGETGIAPVQTNPNLAGQNKAYLIYALKAYRSGERGGSMAMIMRPNARQLSDDDINALATYFSSQRSNQHD, from the coding sequence ATGTACCGATTATTACTATTATTCAGCACTCTGGCTTTACCGGCGTGTGATGCAATGGCACAGGCAGACGACATAAAGCGCGGCAAAGCGCTCGCTCAATACTGCTCTGGCTGTCATGGTGAAACCGGTATTGCTCCGGTTCAAACTAATCCGAATCTGGCCGGGCAAAACAAGGCTTATCTTATTTACGCACTAAAAGCATACCGAAGCGGTGAACGCGGCGGTTCAATGGCAATGATTATGCGCCCTAACGCGCGTCAACTGTCTGACGATGACATCAACGCACTGGCAACCTATTTTTCCAGCCAGAGGAGTAACCAGCATGACTAA